In Silurus meridionalis isolate SWU-2019-XX chromosome 29, ASM1480568v1, whole genome shotgun sequence, one DNA window encodes the following:
- the lrp12 gene encoding low-density lipoprotein receptor-related protein 12: protein MACAWGMKKVSLWTNSLFILSMVFLNEAFSSQRGDNVYVSGISNACGDVVEQIRASSGVITSPGWPFEYPSRINCSWNIRANPGEIITISFQDFEIQSSHRCGMDWISIGTYKNLDGYRACGSSIPAPYISSQDHVWIKFHSDDTLTGKGFKLSYITGKSEEASCEADQFHCVNGKCIPQSWRCNTMDECGDNSDEELCVHPNPPSSSSSSFFSFQPCLFDQFPCVSRYTRVLTCLPSSLRCDGAIDCQDLSDEIDCDVPACSELRLQNFYGTFNSPNYPDFYPPGSDCTWLIDTGDHRRVVLRFLDFKLDGTGYYGDFVKVYDGLEAEPRRLLRVLTTLDSRTSVITIISSSGQLRVHFYADKINTARGFNATYQVEGFCLPWEMPCGGNWGCYTEQQRCDGYWHCANGRDELNCSGCGEDEFPCSRNGACYPRSDRCNYQNRCPNGSDEKNCAFCQPGNFHCRNGRCVFESWVCDAQDDCGDASDEDACPVAVPTRVIAAAVIGSLVCGLLLVIALGCTCKLYSLRSFERRSFETQLSRVEAELLRREAPPSYGQLIAQGLIPPVEDFPVCSGNQASVLENLRLAVRSQLGFTSIRLPSSGRHGNVWRRLFNFTRSRHSASLALVSSGAGVESDSGSGVHGVGSSAHISERLDSDDSESEQQGAVGGASASLLPHKTPPAATIVSVSASTAPHAVPESDDIVVPPPSGRGSLVARGLRWVRMSFGSRFAQQNRSPLRQMQNGTASEEDDDEDVELLVPLTDTSDAPSTAPSLRGRPAIRDGPCENCGMVHTAQIPDACLEATTRTETSDDDSLLLC from the exons ACGAAGCGTTCTCCTCACAGCGCGGTGATAACGTCTACGTGTCCGGGATCTCCAACG cctgtggagatgtggtggagcagatcaggGCCTCCAGCGGTGTGATCACCAGTCCTGGATGGCCTTTTGAGTATCCGTCTCGCATCAACTGCAGCTGGAACATCCGAGCAAATCCTGGAGAAATAATTACCATTAG TTTTCAGGACTTTGAGATCCAGAGCTCGCACCGCTGCGGTATGGACTGGATCTCCATCGGCACCTACAAGAACCTGGATGGTTACCGAGCGTGCGGTTCTTCCATCCCGGCTCCCTACATCTCCTCTCAGGACCACGTGTGGATCAAATTCCACTCGGACGACACGCTTACCGGCAAGGGCTTCAAGCTCTCGTACATCACAG GAAAGTCGGAGGAGGCGAGCTGCGAGGCGGATCAGTTCCACTGCGTGAACGGGAAGTGCATCCCCCAGTCGTGGAGGTGCAACACGATGGACGAGTGCGGAGACAACTCCGACGAGGAGCTCTGCGTTCATCCCAACcctccttcttcctcttcttcttctttcttctcctttcaGCCGTGCTTGTTCGATCAGTTCCCATGCGTCTCGCGCTACACCCGAGTCCTCACCTGCCTTCCGTCTTCTCTCCGCTGTGACGGCGCCATCGATTGCCAGGACCTGAGCGACGAAATCGACTGCGACGTTCCCGCCTGCTCAGAGCTCCGCCTTCAAAACTTTTACGGGACTTTTAACTCTCCAAATTACCCGGATTTCTACCCCCCCGGAAGCGACTGCACGTGGCTGATCGACACCGGCGATCACCGCAGAGTCGTCCTGCGCTTCCTGGATTTCAAATTAGACGGAACCGGTTACTATGGAGATTTTGTAAAAGTGTACGACGGCTTGGAGGCGGAGCCTAGGCGCCTCCTCCGCGTTCTGACCACCCTGGATTCGCGCACTTCGGTCATAACGATCATTTCGTCGTCGGGGCAGCTGCGTGTGCACTTTTACGCAGATAAGATCAACACTGCGCGAGGATTCAACGCTACCTATCAGGTCGAAGGGTTTTGCTTGCCCTGGGAGATGCCGTGCGGAGGAAACTGGGGGTGTTACACCGAACAGCAGCGCTGCGACGGGTACTGGCACTGTGCTAACGGCAGAGACGAGCTGAACTGCAGCGGATGCGGTGAAGACGAGTTCCCCTGTTCCAGAAATGGCGCGTGTTACCCGCGATCCGACCGCTGCAACTATCAGAACCGCTGCCCCAACGGCTCCGACGAGAAGAACTGCGCTTTCTGCCAGCCGGGGAACTTCCACTGCAGGAACGGCCGCTGCGTGTTCGAGAGCTGGGTGTGTGACGCGCAGGACGACTGCGGGGACGCCAGCGACGAGGACGCCTGCCCTGTCGCCGTGCCAACACGGGTCATCGCCGCCGCAGTTATCGGGAGCCTGGTGTGTGGCCTGCTGCTCGTCATCGCGCTCGGCTGCACCTGCAAACTCTACTCTCTCAGGAGCTTCGAGCGCAG GTCGTTTGAGACCCAGTTGTCCAGAGTGGAGGCGGAGTTACTGAGGAGAGAAGCTCCGCCCTCATATGGCCAGCTTATCGCTCAGGGATTAATCCCCCCTGTGGAGGATTTTCCTGTCTGTTCTGGCAACCAG GCTTCCGTGTTGGAGAATCTCCGGCTGGCTGTTCGCTCTCAGCTCGGCTTCACCTCCATCCGCCTCCCCTCCTCCGGTCGCCACGGAAACGTCTGGCGCCGGCTTTTCAATTTCACGCGTTCTCGCCACTCCGCCTCATTAGCGCTGGTGTCCTCCGGTGCAGGGGTGGAGTCGGACTCGGGAAGCGGGGTTCACGGCGTCGGAAGCTCCGCCCACATTTCAGAGCGACTGGATTCTGACGATTCAGAAAGCGAGCAGCAGGGGGCGGTGGGCGGCGCGTCGGCTTCTCTTCTGCCTCACAAAACCCCTCCGGCCGCCACCATTGTTTCCGTTTCCGCGAGCACCGCCCCGCACGCCGTCCCCGAGAGCGACGACATAGTGGTTCCGCCTCCCAGCGGGCGGGGCTCGTTAGTGGCGCGTGGGCTGCGCTGGGTCCGGATGTCCTTCGGATCTCGATTCGCACAGCAGAACCGAAGCCCGCTGAGGCAGATGCAGAACGGAACAGCGAGCGAAGAAGATGACGATGAAGACGTCGAGCTCCTCGTTCCTTTAACCGACACCTCCGACGCGCCTTCCACCGCTCCCTCGCTCCGTGGCAGGCCGGCGATTCGGGACGGGCCCTGCGAGAACTGCGGGATGGTCCACACGGCTCAGATTCCCGACGCATGCTTAGAGGCAACGACTAGAACAGAAACCAGCGACGACGATTCTCTTTTGCTTTGTTAA
- the gh1 gene encoding somatotropin, giving the protein MARVWVLLSVVLASLFFSQGATFENQRLFNNAVIRVQHLHQLAAKMMDDFEEALLPEERKQLSKIFPLSFCNSDSIEAPSGKDETQKSSVLKLLHTSYRLIESWEFPSKNLGNPNHISEKLADLKMGIGVLIEGCLDGQTSLDENDSLAPPFEDFYQTLTEGNLRKSFRLLSCFKKDMHKVETYLSVAKCRRSLDSNCTL; this is encoded by the exons ATGGCTAGAG TGTGGGTGCTGCTCTCCGTGGTGCTGGCGAGTTTGTTCTTTAGTCAGGGCGCGACATTCGAGAACCAGCGTCTCTTCAACAACGCAGTCATCCGTGTGCAACACCTTCATCAGCTGGCTGCCAAAATGATGGATGACTTT GAGGAAGCTTTGCTACCTGAAGAACGCAAACAGCTGAGCAAGATCTTCCCATTGTCCTTCTGCAATTCAGACTCCATCGAAGCTCCATCAGGCAAAGACGAAACCCAGAAGAGTTCT GTGTTGAAGCTGCTGCACACCTCCTACCGTCTGATCGAGTCATGGGAGTTCCCCAGTAAGAACCTGGGCAACCCCAATCACATCTCAGAGAAGCTGGCTGACCTGAAAATGGGCATCGGTGTGCTTATCGAG GGATGTCTGGATGGACAAACCAGCCTGGATGAGAACGACTCTCTGGCTCCACCCTTCGAGGATTTCTACCAGACCCTAACCGAGGGAAACCTGAGGAAGAGCTTCCGTCTGCTCTCCTGCTTCAAGAAGGACATGCACAAAGTGGAGACCTATCTGAGCGTGGCCAAGTGCAGGAGATCCCTGGATTCCAACTGCACCCTGTAG